A stretch of the Streptomyces ortus genome encodes the following:
- a CDS encoding bifunctional 3-phenylpropionate/cinnamic acid dioxygenase ferredoxin subunit, whose amino-acid sequence MIPVCRLDDLPAGESARVDTVPPIAVFNADGELYAVDDTCTHQDASLSEGWLEGCLIECPLHAASFDLRTGLPTCLPARRPVRTHRVTVDDGVIHVHVAAKEDTAA is encoded by the coding sequence GTGATTCCCGTCTGCCGCCTTGATGACCTCCCCGCGGGCGAATCCGCCCGTGTCGACACCGTGCCGCCGATCGCCGTGTTCAACGCCGACGGCGAGCTGTACGCCGTCGACGACACCTGCACCCATCAGGACGCGTCGCTCTCCGAGGGCTGGTTGGAGGGCTGCCTGATCGAATGCCCCCTGCACGCCGCCTCGTTCGATCTCCGCACGGGCCTGCCGACCTGCCTGCCCGCGCGCCGCCCCGTCCGCACCCACCGTGTCACCGTCGACGACGGCGTCATCCATGTCCACGTGGCAGCGAAGGAGGACACGGCGGCATGA
- a CDS encoding roadblock/LC7 domain-containing protein yields the protein MTVPKAAGHTTTTTSTGELNWLLDDLVARVASIRKALVLSGDGLPTGVSTDLTREDSEHLAAVASGFHSLAKGVGRHFDAGSVRQTVVELDEAFLFVTAAGDGSCLAVLSDADSDVGQVAYEMTLLVKRVGVHLAAAPRTEPSAGG from the coding sequence ATGACCGTACCGAAGGCCGCCGGCCACACCACGACCACCACGTCGACGGGGGAGCTCAACTGGCTCCTCGACGACCTGGTGGCGCGTGTCGCCAGCATCCGCAAAGCGCTCGTGCTCTCCGGAGACGGCCTCCCCACAGGGGTCTCGACCGATCTGACGAGGGAGGACAGCGAACATCTCGCGGCCGTCGCCTCCGGATTCCACAGCCTCGCCAAGGGGGTCGGCCGGCACTTCGACGCGGGCAGCGTCCGGCAGACGGTGGTCGAACTGGACGAGGCGTTCCTGTTCGTCACGGCCGCCGGTGACGGCAGCTGCCTCGCCGTCCTGTCCGACGCCGACTCCGACGTCGGGCAGGTCGCGTACGAGATGACGCTGCTGGTGAAGCGGGTCGGCGTACATCTCGCCGCCGCTCCCCGCACCGAACCGTCCGCGGGCGGGTAG
- a CDS encoding S-(hydroxymethyl)mycothiol dehydrogenase produces MPYEVRAVVAVKKGAPVEVRTIVVPDPGPGEVLVTVQACGVCHTDLHYREGAISDDFPFLLGHEAAGTIEAVGEGVTDLRTGDYVVLAWRAPCGSCRSCRRGRPWYCFDSRNATQPMTLLDGTPLSNALGIGAFAEKTLVAAGQAVKINPAARPEAACLIGCGVMAGYGAAVNTGNVGRGDTVAVIGCGGVGDAAVAGACLNGAMKVIAIDIDDKKLDRAERFGATHTVNSRGTDPVEAVRALTDGFGVDIAIDAVGRPETFEQAFYMRDHAGLLVQVGVPTPGTKTELPLIDVFSRGGAIKSSWYGDCLPSRDFPFLIDQYLYGLLDLGAFVSETIALDEVEEALSTLHRGDVLRSVVVL; encoded by the coding sequence GTGCCATACGAGGTCCGTGCCGTAGTCGCTGTGAAGAAGGGCGCACCCGTGGAGGTGCGGACGATCGTCGTTCCCGATCCCGGTCCGGGCGAGGTGCTCGTCACCGTCCAGGCCTGCGGGGTCTGCCACACGGATCTGCACTATCGCGAGGGCGCGATCAGCGACGACTTCCCGTTCCTGTTGGGACACGAGGCGGCCGGCACGATCGAGGCGGTGGGCGAGGGCGTCACCGACCTCAGGACCGGCGACTACGTGGTCCTCGCCTGGCGGGCCCCCTGTGGTTCCTGCCGCTCCTGCCGTCGTGGCCGCCCCTGGTACTGCTTCGACTCGCGCAACGCCACCCAGCCGATGACCCTCCTCGACGGCACCCCGCTCAGCAACGCGCTCGGTATCGGTGCCTTCGCCGAGAAGACCCTGGTCGCGGCGGGCCAGGCCGTGAAGATCAACCCCGCGGCCCGCCCCGAGGCAGCCTGTCTGATCGGCTGCGGGGTGATGGCCGGCTACGGCGCGGCGGTGAACACCGGCAACGTCGGACGCGGTGACACGGTCGCCGTCATCGGCTGCGGCGGGGTCGGCGACGCGGCCGTCGCGGGCGCCTGCCTGAACGGCGCCATGAAGGTCATCGCGATCGACATCGACGACAAGAAGCTCGACCGGGCGGAGCGGTTCGGTGCCACGCACACGGTCAACTCCCGCGGCACCGACCCGGTCGAGGCCGTACGCGCCCTCACCGACGGCTTCGGCGTCGACATCGCCATCGACGCCGTGGGCCGCCCGGAGACCTTCGAGCAGGCCTTCTACATGCGCGATCACGCGGGTCTGCTGGTGCAGGTCGGCGTCCCGACCCCGGGGACGAAGACGGAACTGCCGCTCATCGACGTGTTCTCCCGGGGCGGCGCGATCAAGTCCTCCTGGTACGGCGACTGTCTGCCCAGCCGCGACTTCCCCTTCCTCATCGACCAGTACCTCTACGGGCTGCTGGACCTGGGGGCGTTCGTCTCGGAGACCATCGCGCTCGACGAGGTGGAGGAGGCGCTGTCCACCCTGCACCGTGGTGACGTACTGCGCTCGGTGGTGGTCCTGTGA
- a CDS encoding NAD(P)/FAD-dependent oxidoreductase: protein MRTVIVVGASLSGLYAARELRAQGFDGRLVVVGDEPHLPYDRPPLSKDFLTGRSGEERLALSDTEEMAELDARWLLGTRARGLDTRGRTVLLEDGRTVSGDGVVIATGASARRLPGPGLAGVHTLRTLDDARALRAELTEGARRVVVIGGGFIGAETASSCAGLGHDVTVVEAAPLPLVPQLGPEAAAWCAALHRRGGVDLVTGTGVAALRGRGAVTGVELSDGRLLPADVVIVGIGAVPNTGWLAGSPLALHDGVLCDDGCATALPQVVAVGDVARVGGTRAEHWTSATEQPRIAVRNLLAGYTAETLRPLPYFWSDQYGARIQFAGRRLDTDTVRIAEGTVTDGAPGEDGLLALYEREGRTTAVLSVDRPRPFMRARRALGRGAGALEAVSRDA, encoded by the coding sequence ATGAGGACCGTCATCGTCGTCGGCGCCTCGCTCTCCGGTCTCTACGCGGCCCGTGAGCTGCGCGCCCAGGGGTTCGACGGGCGGTTGGTGGTCGTCGGGGACGAGCCGCACCTTCCGTACGACCGCCCGCCCCTGTCCAAGGACTTCCTCACCGGCCGGTCCGGCGAGGAACGGCTGGCCCTCAGTGACACCGAGGAAATGGCCGAACTCGACGCCCGGTGGCTGCTCGGCACCCGCGCCCGCGGCCTCGACACCCGGGGCCGCACCGTCCTCCTGGAGGACGGCCGCACCGTGTCCGGCGACGGCGTCGTCATCGCCACGGGAGCCTCGGCGCGCCGGCTGCCGGGCCCCGGACTCGCCGGAGTCCACACCCTGCGCACCCTCGACGACGCCCGCGCCCTGCGCGCCGAACTGACCGAGGGCGCCCGCCGGGTCGTTGTGATCGGCGGGGGCTTCATCGGCGCCGAGACCGCGTCCTCGTGCGCCGGACTCGGTCACGACGTCACCGTCGTGGAGGCGGCCCCTCTGCCGTTGGTGCCCCAACTGGGCCCCGAGGCGGCGGCCTGGTGCGCCGCGCTGCATCGTCGCGGTGGCGTCGACCTGGTCACGGGCACGGGCGTCGCCGCACTGCGCGGGCGGGGCGCGGTCACCGGGGTGGAACTCTCCGACGGCCGGCTCCTCCCCGCCGATGTCGTGATCGTGGGCATCGGCGCCGTCCCCAACACCGGCTGGCTGGCGGGCTCGCCGCTCGCCCTCCACGACGGCGTGCTGTGCGACGACGGCTGCGCGACGGCCCTGCCCCAGGTGGTCGCCGTCGGAGACGTGGCGCGCGTGGGCGGAACCCGCGCCGAACACTGGACCAGCGCCACCGAGCAGCCCCGGATCGCCGTGCGCAACCTGCTGGCCGGGTACACCGCGGAGACCCTGCGCCCGCTGCCCTACTTCTGGTCCGACCAGTACGGTGCGCGGATCCAGTTCGCCGGACGGCGGCTCGACACCGACACCGTCCGCATCGCGGAGGGCACGGTCACCGACGGAGCACCGGGCGAGGACGGCCTGCTCGCGCTGTACGAGCGCGAGGGCCGGACGACCGCGGTGCTGTCCGTGGACCGCCCCCGTCCGTTCATGCGGGCCCGGCGGGCGCTGGGCCGCGGAGCGGGCGCGCTGGAGGCGGTCTCCCGGGACGCGTGA
- a CDS encoding sensor histidine kinase — MRFRGKSIRRKIVALLLVPLVSLTGIWGFATVLTGREVNQLFDTTFIVQEIGYPTEDVISVLQAERRQTLVYLADPRASDALTDLRRTRSATDEVVAKIRRNARDSDVRDEMGSDTTERLTAILDAFDGVESLRQSVEDNTVTRAQALDLYNRLVDPCYILLANVRILDNVDVDKQGRALVNMSRARELLAREDALLGSALVVGKVTHDEARDVSDLVAQRTIMYEINLPQLPAAERVRYERYWKNAATAPLRVAEQSVLASAPGTPRGVTAKSWDGLADEVLDGLDKYNTQAGDRFQDRVRPVAVGVIVKASIAGVLGLAAVLISLFMSVRIGRSLIRDLHRLRQEAHETAGVRLPSVMRRLSAGEQVDVETEVPRLEYEKNEIGEVSQALNSLQRSAVEAAVKQSELRSGVSEVFVNLARRSQVLLHKQLTLLDTMERRTEDTDELADLFRLDHLTTRMRRHAEGLVILSGAAPSRQWRKPVQLMDVVRAAVAEVEDYERIEVRRLPRMAVTGSAVADLTHLVAELLENATVFSPPHTAVQVLGERVANGFTLEIHDRGLGMAAEALLDANLRLAETPEFELSDTDRLGLFVVSRLAQRQNVRVSLQPSPYGGTTAVVFVPDALLTDDVPDTNGVGFRLDRAGPSRSTKNEADEGRRAALSQVPVTLPGLSASILDGPVELEAPVGLDPLGDFPGALDDEDGEHGGIFRPRRSVAGTAGEEAREAPREPSPSSEDDERSGVSLSRRRTPKLVSSHGRPVTHGRARRDELTDRPDDGEVADLPQSAQAQSQPQESSERSGVLEELPKRSRGARRGPGRREAGDPLAVRGGEADDRPTGSGVAPADRERRPALDRGTDRGGEPGGAGEAPALPQRGSRRGLEPNGTHPGSPAPGLAGARTAGPAGGPASGLPRRVRQANLAPQLKAGPDPRTARDPARTTHPSERDADEVRNRMASLQRGWRRGREENAAGDEAQDGTAPGTIKGDGR, encoded by the coding sequence ATGCGCTTTCGCGGGAAGTCCATCCGCCGGAAGATCGTGGCGCTGCTTCTCGTGCCGCTGGTCTCCCTGACCGGAATCTGGGGCTTCGCCACGGTACTCACCGGCCGCGAGGTCAACCAGCTGTTCGACACGACCTTCATCGTGCAGGAGATCGGCTATCCCACCGAGGACGTCATCAGCGTCCTGCAGGCCGAGCGCCGTCAGACCCTCGTCTACCTCGCGGACCCCCGGGCGTCCGACGCCCTCACCGACCTGCGCCGTACCAGGAGCGCCACCGACGAGGTCGTCGCGAAGATCCGCAGGAACGCCAGGGACTCCGACGTACGGGACGAGATGGGTTCCGACACCACCGAGCGCCTCACCGCGATCCTGGACGCCTTCGACGGCGTCGAGTCGCTGCGCCAGAGCGTCGAGGACAACACGGTCACCCGCGCCCAAGCCCTGGACCTCTACAACCGCCTGGTGGACCCTTGTTACATCCTCCTGGCCAACGTCCGAATCCTCGACAACGTGGACGTGGACAAGCAGGGCCGCGCCCTCGTCAACATGTCACGCGCCCGTGAACTGCTCGCCCGCGAGGACGCCCTGCTCGGATCCGCCCTCGTCGTCGGCAAGGTCACCCACGACGAGGCACGCGACGTCTCCGACCTCGTCGCCCAGCGCACGATCATGTACGAGATCAACCTCCCGCAGCTGCCCGCCGCGGAGCGTGTCCGCTACGAGCGCTACTGGAAGAACGCCGCCACCGCACCCCTGCGCGTGGCCGAGCAGTCCGTCCTCGCCTCCGCGCCGGGCACCCCGCGCGGCGTCACCGCGAAGAGCTGGGACGGCCTCGCCGACGAGGTCCTCGACGGCCTCGACAAGTACAACACCCAGGCGGGCGACCGCTTCCAGGACCGGGTGCGCCCCGTCGCGGTCGGCGTCATCGTCAAGGCGTCCATCGCCGGCGTGCTCGGCCTGGCCGCGGTGCTCATCTCGCTCTTCATGTCCGTACGCATCGGCCGAAGCCTCATCCGCGACCTGCACCGGCTCCGCCAGGAGGCCCACGAGACCGCCGGCGTCCGGCTGCCCAGCGTGATGCGCCGCCTCTCCGCGGGCGAACAGGTCGACGTCGAGACCGAGGTCCCGCGCCTCGAATACGAGAAGAACGAGATCGGCGAGGTCAGCCAGGCCCTCAACAGCCTCCAGCGGTCCGCCGTCGAGGCCGCGGTGAAGCAGTCCGAACTGCGCAGCGGCGTCTCCGAGGTCTTCGTGAACCTCGCCCGCCGCAGCCAGGTCCTCCTGCACAAGCAGCTCACGCTCCTCGACACGATGGAACGGCGCACGGAGGACACGGACGAACTCGCCGACCTCTTCCGCCTCGACCACCTGACGACCCGTATGCGCCGGCACGCGGAAGGCCTGGTGATCCTCTCCGGAGCGGCCCCCTCCCGCCAGTGGCGCAAGCCCGTCCAACTGATGGACGTCGTACGCGCCGCCGTCGCCGAGGTCGAGGACTACGAGCGCATCGAGGTCCGGCGGCTGCCGCGGATGGCGGTCACCGGATCCGCCGTCGCGGACCTCACCCACCTGGTGGCCGAACTCCTGGAGAACGCCACGGTGTTCTCGCCGCCGCACACGGCCGTACAGGTGCTCGGCGAGCGCGTCGCCAACGGCTTCACCCTGGAGATCCACGACCGCGGCCTCGGAATGGCCGCCGAGGCGCTCCTCGACGCCAATCTCCGACTGGCCGAGACCCCCGAGTTCGAGCTCTCCGACACCGACCGGCTCGGGCTCTTCGTGGTCAGCCGGCTCGCCCAGCGGCAGAACGTACGCGTCTCCCTGCAGCCGTCCCCGTACGGCGGGACCACCGCGGTGGTCTTCGTGCCCGACGCGCTGCTCACGGACGACGTGCCCGACACCAACGGCGTCGGGTTCCGGCTCGACCGGGCCGGCCCCTCCAGGAGCACGAAGAACGAGGCCGACGAAGGCCGCAGAGCCGCCCTGTCGCAGGTGCCGGTCACGCTGCCCGGCCTGTCGGCGTCGATCCTCGACGGACCGGTCGAACTGGAGGCGCCCGTCGGCCTGGACCCCCTCGGAGACTTCCCCGGCGCCCTCGACGACGAGGACGGCGAACACGGCGGCATCTTCCGCCCGCGCCGCTCCGTCGCCGGCACGGCGGGGGAGGAGGCGCGCGAGGCACCGCGTGAGCCGTCGCCCTCCTCCGAGGACGACGAGCGGTCCGGTGTCTCGCTGTCCCGCCGCCGCACGCCCAAGCTGGTCAGCTCGCACGGCCGCCCCGTGACCCACGGCAGAGCGCGGCGCGACGAGCTGACGGACCGCCCGGACGACGGTGAGGTCGCGGACCTGCCCCAGTCGGCCCAGGCCCAGTCCCAGCCCCAGGAGTCGTCCGAGCGTTCGGGAGTGCTCGAAGAGCTGCCGAAGCGGTCGAGGGGCGCCAGGCGCGGGCCGGGACGCCGTGAGGCCGGGGACCCGCTCGCCGTCCGCGGGGGCGAGGCCGACGACCGGCCCACGGGCTCCGGTGTCGCCCCGGCCGACCGCGAGCGCCGCCCGGCCCTCGACCGCGGCACGGACCGCGGCGGTGAGCCGGGCGGAGCCGGTGAGGCCCCGGCCCTGCCGCAGCGGGGATCGCGCCGCGGGCTCGAACCGAACGGCACGCACCCCGGCAGTCCGGCACCCGGCCTCGCGGGCGCCCGCACCGCCGGACCGGCCGGAGGCCCCGCTTCCGGCCTGCCCCGCCGGGTACGGCAGGCCAACCTGGCCCCCCAGTTGAAGGCAGGCCCCGATCCGCGCACCGCGCGCGACCCGGCCCGTACGACCCACCCCTCGGAGCGTGACGCGGACGAGGTACGCAACCGGATGGCCTCGCTCCAGCGGGGCTGGCGGCGCGGACGCGAGGAGAACGCCGCGGGCGACGAGGCCCAGGACGGCACAGCACCAGGAACGATCAAGGGAGACGGCCGATGA
- a CDS encoding GcvT family protein — protein sequence MSGHGSVAPRVVVVGAGIVGCSLADELTARGWTDVTVLEQGPLPAPGGSTSHAPGLVFQTSPSKTLTDFARYTVEKFGSLRVDGVSCFNRVGGLELATTPERLAELHRRAGYAASWGVRGEIVGAARCKELWPLIDESVVLGGFHTPDDGLARALLAARAQRERAASRGARFLDRHTVTGIDKEAGRVTAVVTDRGVFPADHVVSAAGFWGPVIGRMAGIDVPLQPLAHQYARTRPLPELAGAETEASRPILRFQDRDLYFREHTDRIGIGSYAHRPLPVDPFAVLGYDEARANDLEMPSSFPFTEEDWAPSWDDCRRLLPALRGSAIEEGFNGVFSFTPDGMPVLGESRALRGFWLAEAVWVTHSAGVAKAVAEWMVDGRPGVDAHECDLTRFEDAQRSPSYIRERGSQQFAEVYDVLHPLQPMDRPRPLRVSPFHARQRELGAYFLEGGGWERPHWYEANAPLAAGLNLPARDAWSARYWSPIAAAEARATREKVALYDMTPLRRLEVTGPGALDFLHGMTTNNLRKKPGAVTYTLLLDGTGGIRSDLTVARLGPDRFQVGANSPADLDRLTRHAPDGVHIRDITSGTCCVGVWGPLARALVQPLTRDDFSHEGFGYFRAKETYLGHVPVTAMRLSYVGELGWELYTSADLGLRLWDTLWEAGREHGVIAAGRSAFNSLRLEKGYRAWGVDMTDEHDPYEAGVGFAVRLDKGDFTGMGALRAKGEPTRRLTPLLLDDPSSVVLGKEPVYVGGSPAGYVTSAAYGYSVGRCVAYAWLPVLPVGAGVSVEYFGEKVGATVVSEPIFDPEMARIRC from the coding sequence GTGAGCGGCCACGGGTCCGTCGCCCCCCGCGTGGTCGTCGTGGGCGCCGGCATCGTCGGCTGCTCCCTCGCGGACGAGCTCACCGCGCGCGGCTGGACCGACGTCACCGTCCTCGAACAGGGACCGCTGCCCGCTCCCGGCGGCTCCACCTCGCACGCGCCGGGCCTCGTCTTCCAGACCAGTCCGTCCAAGACCCTCACCGACTTCGCCCGCTACACGGTCGAGAAGTTCGGCTCGCTGCGCGTGGACGGGGTCTCCTGCTTCAACCGGGTGGGCGGTCTGGAACTCGCGACCACGCCCGAGCGCCTCGCCGAACTGCACCGCAGAGCCGGTTACGCCGCCTCCTGGGGCGTACGCGGCGAGATCGTGGGCGCGGCCCGCTGCAAGGAACTCTGGCCCCTGATCGACGAATCGGTCGTCCTCGGCGGCTTCCACACCCCCGACGACGGTCTGGCCCGCGCACTGCTCGCGGCCCGCGCCCAGCGGGAACGGGCCGCGAGCCGCGGCGCCCGCTTCCTGGACCGGCACACCGTCACCGGGATCGACAAGGAGGCCGGCAGGGTCACCGCCGTCGTCACGGATCGCGGCGTCTTCCCCGCCGACCACGTCGTCTCGGCGGCCGGGTTCTGGGGGCCGGTGATCGGCCGCATGGCCGGGATCGACGTACCCCTGCAGCCGCTCGCCCACCAGTACGCGCGGACGCGGCCCCTGCCCGAACTGGCCGGCGCGGAGACCGAGGCGTCACGGCCGATCCTCCGTTTCCAGGACCGCGACCTCTACTTCCGCGAGCACACCGACCGCATCGGCATCGGCAGTTACGCCCACCGGCCGCTCCCCGTGGACCCGTTCGCGGTCCTCGGCTACGACGAGGCACGCGCGAACGACCTGGAGATGCCGTCCTCGTTCCCCTTCACCGAGGAGGACTGGGCGCCGAGCTGGGACGACTGCCGTCGGCTGCTGCCCGCGCTGCGCGGGAGCGCGATCGAGGAGGGCTTCAACGGCGTCTTCTCCTTCACGCCGGACGGCATGCCGGTCCTGGGCGAATCGCGTGCGTTGCGGGGGTTCTGGCTGGCGGAGGCCGTGTGGGTGACCCATTCGGCCGGTGTCGCCAAGGCCGTGGCCGAGTGGATGGTCGACGGCCGCCCCGGGGTCGACGCCCACGAGTGCGACCTCACGCGCTTCGAGGACGCCCAGCGCTCACCCTCGTACATCAGGGAGCGCGGTTCTCAGCAGTTCGCCGAGGTGTACGACGTCCTGCATCCGCTCCAGCCGATGGACCGGCCGCGGCCTCTGCGGGTCAGCCCCTTCCACGCACGCCAGCGGGAACTGGGCGCGTACTTCCTGGAGGGCGGCGGCTGGGAGCGTCCCCACTGGTACGAGGCGAACGCGCCGCTCGCCGCAGGGCTGAACCTGCCCGCACGGGACGCCTGGTCGGCGCGGTACTGGTCGCCCATCGCGGCGGCCGAGGCGCGGGCGACCCGGGAGAAGGTCGCGCTCTACGACATGACCCCGCTGCGCCGCCTCGAAGTCACCGGCCCCGGAGCCCTCGACTTCCTGCACGGCATGACCACCAACAACCTCCGCAAGAAGCCCGGAGCGGTCACCTACACCCTGCTCCTGGACGGCACGGGCGGTATCCGTTCCGACCTCACCGTCGCGCGCCTCGGCCCCGACCGGTTCCAGGTGGGCGCCAACTCCCCCGCGGACCTCGACCGGCTGACCAGGCACGCCCCCGACGGCGTACACATCCGGGACATCACGTCCGGTACGTGCTGCGTCGGGGTCTGGGGGCCGCTGGCCCGCGCGCTCGTGCAGCCGCTCACCCGCGACGACTTCTCGCACGAGGGCTTCGGCTACTTCCGCGCCAAGGAGACGTACCTCGGGCATGTCCCGGTCACCGCCATGCGGTTGAGCTACGTCGGCGAGCTGGGCTGGGAGCTCTACACCAGCGCCGACCTCGGGCTCCGCCTCTGGGACACGCTCTGGGAGGCGGGCCGGGAGCACGGTGTGATCGCGGCCGGGCGCTCCGCGTTCAACAGCCTGCGCCTGGAGAAGGGGTACCGGGCGTGGGGCGTGGACATGACCGACGAGCACGATCCGTACGAGGCGGGGGTGGGCTTCGCCGTGCGGCTGGACAAGGGGGACTTCACCGGGATGGGGGCTTTGCGGGCGAAGGGTGAGCCGACGCGTCGGCTCACCCCGCTGCTGCTCGACGATCCCTCGTCCGTCGTCCTCGGCAAGGAACCGGTGTACGTCGGGGGCTCGCCCGCGGGATACGTCACCAGTGCGGCGTACGGGTACTCGGTGGGGCGGTGCGTCGCGTACGCGTGGTTGCCGGTGCTGCCCGTGGGTGCGGGGGTCTCCGTCGAGTACTTCGGGGAGAAGGTCGGGGCCACGGTGGTGAGCGAGCCGATCTTCGATCCGGAGATGGCCCGCATCCGGTGTTGA
- a CDS encoding IclR family transcriptional regulator — protein MTRTQKQTDRTGETPEKQSRGAGSAVQSVDRAVSVLEILARLGEAGVTEIADELEVHKSTAFRLLGVLENRGLVAQAKDRGKYFLGAGVLRLAGAAAVRLDISQEGVPVCRELADELGETVNIAVLDDNAAVNIMQARGAASVTAQNWLGRRTPLHATSSGKVLLAHLPPTLREGLLARTLPRFTERTITGTAALRAELEAVVEQGYAFALEELELGLAATASPVRAHDGKVIGAISVSGPVYRLEPDRLPELAKRTVAAAADLSRRMGYGF, from the coding sequence ATGACCCGCACTCAGAAGCAGACTGACCGCACAGGGGAGACACCGGAGAAACAGAGCAGAGGGGCGGGGAGCGCCGTCCAGTCGGTGGACCGCGCGGTGAGCGTGCTGGAGATCCTCGCCCGGCTCGGCGAGGCGGGCGTCACCGAGATCGCCGACGAGCTGGAGGTGCACAAGTCCACGGCCTTCCGGCTCCTCGGGGTGCTGGAGAACCGCGGCCTGGTCGCTCAGGCGAAGGACCGCGGGAAGTACTTCCTGGGGGCCGGCGTACTACGCCTGGCGGGGGCGGCGGCAGTGCGTCTGGACATCTCGCAGGAGGGGGTGCCCGTCTGCCGCGAACTCGCGGACGAGCTGGGCGAGACCGTCAACATCGCGGTCCTCGACGACAACGCGGCGGTCAACATCATGCAGGCCCGTGGCGCCGCGTCGGTCACCGCGCAGAACTGGCTGGGCAGACGCACCCCGCTGCACGCCACCTCCAGCGGCAAGGTGCTGCTGGCCCATCTGCCGCCCACGCTCCGCGAAGGACTGCTGGCCAGGACCCTGCCGCGCTTCACCGAGCGCACGATCACCGGCACGGCCGCGCTGCGCGCCGAGCTGGAGGCCGTGGTCGAGCAGGGTTACGCGTTCGCCCTGGAGGAGCTGGAGCTGGGGCTGGCCGCGACGGCCTCCCCGGTGCGCGCGCACGACGGGAAGGTGATCGGCGCGATCAGCGTGTCCGGGCCGGTGTACCGGCTGGAGCCCGACCGGCTGCCGGAGCTCGCCAAGCGCACGGTCGCGGCGGCGGCCGACCTCTCGCGCCGGATGGGGTACGGCTTCTGA
- the solA gene encoding N-methyl-L-tryptophan oxidase — translation MSPTYDVVVIGLGGMGSAAAHHLSSRGARVLGLEKFGPVHQRGSSHGGSRITRQSYFEDPAYVPLLLRAYELYEDVERATGRDIATLCGGVMIGRPDSLTVSGSLRSATQWDLPHDMLDAAEIRRRFPTLAPQDDEVGLFERKAGLVRPENMVAAHLQLATRQGADLHFDEPMTHWEPYRDGVRVHTAEDTYTAGQLVICPGAWAPRLLTDLGVPFTIERQVMYWFRPRGGVRPFLPENHPIYIWEDADNVQVYGFPAIDGPELGAKVAFFRKGQVCTPETIDRTVHEDEIRAMADHMARCVPDLPGAFLKAATCMYSNTPDEHFVIARHPAHPESVTVACGFSGHGFKFVPVVGEILADLALTGTTPHPIGLFDPHRLAAAPA, via the coding sequence GTGTCCCCCACCTACGACGTCGTCGTCATCGGTCTCGGCGGTATGGGCAGTGCCGCCGCTCATCATCTGTCCTCGCGCGGTGCGCGGGTGCTCGGGCTGGAGAAGTTCGGGCCCGTGCACCAGCGCGGTTCCAGTCACGGGGGCTCGCGGATCACCCGGCAGTCCTACTTCGAGGACCCGGCGTACGTACCGCTGCTGCTGCGCGCCTACGAGCTGTACGAGGACGTGGAGCGGGCCACCGGGCGGGACATCGCCACCCTGTGCGGCGGTGTGATGATCGGCCGGCCCGACTCGCTGACCGTCTCCGGTTCGCTGCGCTCGGCCACGCAGTGGGACCTGCCGCACGACATGCTCGACGCGGCCGAGATCCGCCGCCGTTTCCCCACCCTCGCTCCGCAGGACGACGAGGTCGGTCTCTTCGAGAGGAAGGCCGGCCTCGTCCGACCCGAGAACATGGTCGCGGCTCATCTCCAGCTCGCCACCCGGCAGGGCGCGGACCTGCACTTCGACGAGCCGATGACCCACTGGGAGCCGTACCGGGACGGCGTACGCGTGCACACGGCCGAGGACACCTACACGGCGGGCCAGTTGGTGATCTGTCCGGGCGCCTGGGCGCCGCGGCTGCTCACCGACCTCGGGGTGCCGTTCACCATCGAGCGGCAGGTCATGTACTGGTTCCGGCCCAGGGGCGGGGTCCGGCCCTTCCTGCCGGAGAACCACCCGATCTACATCTGGGAGGACGCGGACAACGTCCAGGTGTACGGCTTCCCGGCCATCGACGGGCCGGAGCTGGGCGCCAAGGTCGCCTTCTTCCGCAAGGGGCAGGTGTGCACCCCGGAGACCATCGACCGCACGGTCCACGAGGACGAGATCCGGGCGATGGCGGATCACATGGCCCGTTGTGTCCCCGACCTGCCCGGCGCCTTCCTCAAGGCCGCCACCTGCATGTACTCCAACACCCCCGACGAACACTTCGTCATCGCCCGGCATCCCGCGCATCCCGAGTCCGTGACCGTGGCCTGCGGTTTCTCGGGCCACGGCTTCAAGTTCGTGCCGGTCGTCGGCGAGATCCTCGCCGATCTGGCCCTGACGGGGACCACCCCCCACCCGATCGGCCTGTTCGACCCCCACCGCCTCGCCGCTGCGCCCGCCTGA